From the Alkalibacter rhizosphaerae genome, one window contains:
- the dapD gene encoding 2,3,4,5-tetrahydropyridine-2,6-dicarboxylate N-acetyltransferase, which translates to MTNEELKNQFDLTNPYEIAKYIKAVTKQTPVKAYVNSDLTKDELDGMEFYGPSTSCTIFGESNVVLPFLEKIKDRITSMRIENDRRNSAIPMIDMTNIDARIEPGVSIREGAHIGKSCVLMMGAVINIGANIGDGTMIDMNAVVGARGQLGKNVHLGAGAVVAGVLEPPSKTPVIVEDDVVIGANAVILEGVKVGKGAVVAAGAIVTKDVPANTVVAGAPAKVIKDIDDQTKSKTELLDDLRG; encoded by the coding sequence ATGACAAACGAAGAACTAAAAAACCAATTTGATCTGACCAACCCCTATGAGATTGCCAAATACATCAAGGCAGTAACCAAGCAAACACCGGTCAAAGCGTATGTGAACAGCGATTTGACCAAGGATGAGTTGGATGGAATGGAGTTTTATGGGCCATCAACTTCCTGCACCATTTTCGGAGAAAGCAATGTGGTCCTTCCTTTTTTGGAGAAGATCAAAGATCGGATCACGTCCATGCGGATCGAAAACGACCGCAGAAATTCCGCCATCCCAATGATCGATATGACCAACATCGATGCAAGGATCGAGCCTGGCGTGTCCATTCGGGAAGGCGCTCACATCGGTAAAAGTTGCGTACTCATGATGGGAGCGGTCATCAATATCGGCGCCAATATCGGCGATGGAACCATGATCGACATGAATGCAGTAGTAGGCGCCCGAGGCCAATTGGGGAAAAACGTCCATCTTGGTGCAGGAGCCGTCGTAGCCGGAGTGTTGGAGCCACCTAGCAAGACACCCGTTATCGTTGAAGACGACGTGGTCATTGGCGCTAATGCGGTTATACTGGAAGGTGTCAAAGTCGGCAAAGGGGCAGTTGTTGCCGCTGGTGCCATCGTTACCAAAGATGTTCCTGCCAACACAGTCGTTGCCGGTGCCCCGGCCAAAGTTATCA